In one window of Burkholderia cepacia ATCC 25416 DNA:
- a CDS encoding HAD-IIB family hydrolase: MQPLSLAPADTFSSVRFLLTDMDETLTHHGRLSARTYTALERLQAGGIRVIPVTAAPAGWCDQMARMWPVDGVIAENGGLFIRRGPDGHGVERRYWHADDALAGARDALRRIARQVEAAVPAARPADDQDFRLTSLAYARTGGDHDDRVRDALVEAGADATINNLWIIGWVGGYDKLSMSLRVLSDTFGVDAGAGAARDCVAYSGDSTNDAPMFGYFTHTAGMSTVVEYLQQLPALPRWITQGPGGSGFVEFADAILRTRAD; the protein is encoded by the coding sequence ATGCAGCCGCTTTCCCTGGCCCCCGCCGACACCTTCTCGTCCGTCCGCTTCCTGCTGACCGACATGGACGAGACCCTGACCCATCACGGCCGCCTGTCCGCCCGCACCTACACGGCGCTCGAACGCCTGCAGGCGGGCGGCATCCGCGTGATCCCGGTGACGGCCGCGCCGGCGGGCTGGTGCGACCAGATGGCGCGCATGTGGCCGGTCGACGGCGTGATTGCCGAGAACGGCGGCCTTTTCATCCGGCGCGGCCCGGACGGGCACGGCGTCGAACGCCGTTACTGGCATGCGGACGATGCGCTCGCCGGCGCGCGCGACGCACTCCGGCGCATCGCGCGGCAGGTCGAGGCGGCCGTCCCCGCCGCCCGCCCCGCGGACGACCAGGATTTCAGGCTGACGTCGCTCGCGTACGCCCGCACCGGCGGCGACCACGACGACAGGGTCCGCGACGCGCTGGTCGAGGCCGGCGCGGACGCGACCATCAACAACCTGTGGATCATCGGGTGGGTCGGCGGGTACGACAAGCTGTCGATGTCGCTGCGCGTGCTGTCGGACACGTTCGGCGTCGATGCGGGCGCCGGCGCGGCGCGCGATTGTGTCGCCTATTCCGGCGACTCCACCAACGATGCGCCGATGTTCGGCTACTTCACGCACACGGCCGGCATGAGCACCGTGGTCGAGTATCTGCAGCAGTTGCCCGCGTTGCCGCGCTGGATCACGCAGGGCCCGGGCGGCAGCGGGTTCGTGGAGTTCGCCGACGCGATCCTGCGCACGCGCGCGGACTAG
- a CDS encoding sensor histidine kinase, whose amino-acid sequence MKLTLTQRLSLVFSVLLLACSGASAWLQIRANDMREQEVVQGLSRDLAANIVNSVTHSAPLMDANGLRPDAVRTLFGQLMGVNPSVEVYLLDNAGRIKGDDAPPGHVKRDRVDLAPVQRFIAGEPLPILGDDPRSPDARKVFSAAPLQRAGQPPSGYIYVVLLGEAHDRLAARVDAGNVLRTTLWSMALVALLGLLAGLTAFSFITRPLRRLTDAMRRFDANGTPDTQPPVPRSRPGRRGDDIVVLESAFAQMADRIGDQWRALTHQDQQRRELITNISHDLRTPLTSLHGYLETLSLKADTLADTERRRYLSIALAQSAKVGRLAQALFELARLESGGVQAEREPFSLVDLVQDVFQKFELTAQARGVALHARIPARVPVVSADLGMIERVLTNLLDNALRHTPAHGEVEVALEPRGDRVLVTVADTGEGIPAARREGLFQRPQRPMSGGAVTSGGLGLLIVHRMLALNGSSIRLVDRPGRGAVFEFALAVAAPATGDGR is encoded by the coding sequence ATGAAGCTCACCCTCACCCAGCGGCTGTCGCTCGTGTTCTCGGTGCTGCTGCTCGCGTGCTCGGGCGCATCGGCGTGGCTGCAGATCCGCGCGAACGACATGCGCGAACAGGAAGTCGTGCAGGGGCTGTCGCGTGACCTGGCCGCCAATATCGTCAACAGCGTGACCCACAGCGCGCCGCTGATGGACGCGAACGGGCTGCGCCCGGACGCCGTGCGCACGCTGTTCGGCCAGCTGATGGGCGTGAACCCGAGCGTCGAGGTCTATCTGCTCGACAACGCGGGGCGCATCAAGGGCGACGATGCGCCGCCCGGCCACGTGAAGCGCGACCGCGTCGATCTCGCCCCCGTGCAGCGCTTCATCGCGGGCGAGCCGCTGCCGATCCTCGGCGACGACCCGCGCAGCCCCGACGCACGCAAGGTCTTCAGCGCCGCGCCGCTGCAACGCGCGGGGCAGCCGCCGTCGGGCTACATCTACGTGGTGCTGCTCGGCGAGGCGCACGACCGGCTGGCCGCGCGCGTGGACGCCGGCAACGTGCTGCGCACGACGCTGTGGTCGATGGCGCTCGTCGCGCTGCTCGGCCTGCTCGCGGGCCTCACCGCGTTCAGCTTCATCACGCGCCCGCTGCGCCGGCTGACGGACGCGATGCGCCGCTTCGACGCGAACGGCACGCCCGACACGCAGCCGCCGGTGCCGCGCTCGCGGCCGGGCCGGCGCGGCGACGACATCGTCGTGCTCGAGTCCGCGTTCGCGCAGATGGCCGACCGGATCGGCGACCAGTGGCGCGCGCTGACGCACCAGGACCAGCAGCGGCGCGAGCTGATCACGAACATCTCGCACGACCTGCGCACGCCGCTCACGTCGCTGCACGGCTACCTGGAAACGCTGTCGCTGAAGGCCGACACGCTCGCCGACACCGAACGGCGTCGCTACCTGTCGATCGCACTCGCACAGAGCGCGAAGGTCGGGCGGCTCGCGCAGGCGCTGTTCGAGCTGGCACGCCTCGAATCGGGCGGCGTGCAGGCCGAGCGCGAGCCGTTTTCGCTCGTCGATCTCGTGCAGGACGTGTTCCAGAAGTTCGAGCTGACCGCGCAGGCGCGCGGCGTCGCGCTGCATGCGCGGATTCCGGCGCGGGTACCGGTCGTGTCGGCCGATCTCGGGATGATCGAGCGCGTGCTGACCAACCTGCTCGACAACGCGCTGCGGCATACGCCTGCGCATGGCGAGGTCGAGGTCGCGCTGGAGCCGCGCGGCGACCGCGTGCTCGTGACCGTGGCCGATACCGGGGAAGGGATTCCGGCGGCGCGGCGCGAAGGGTTGTTCCAGCGGCCGCAGCGGCCGATGAGCGGCGGCGCGGTGACGAGCGGCGGGCTCGGGCTGCTGATCGTGCACCGGATGCTGGCGCTCAACGGCAGCAGTATCCGGCTGGTCGACCGGCCCGGGCGGGGGGCGGTGTTCGAGTTCGCACTGGCGGTGGCCGCGCCCGCGACCGGCGACGGGCGCTGA
- a CDS encoding AMP-binding protein, whose product MTKRHWTGSYGSIPAEIDPDRHPSVSALLDDAMHRFADRPAFHSYGRTLTYADVDRLSTALAAYLQQVVGVRKGDRVAVMLPNVLAFPVAFVAVAKIGAIQVNVNPLYTARELEHQLNDAGVEVALVCGGSMGTFAEVVAGTRVRTVLSVGRGDLGVVDAPAGACDALPPGSIPLADAIAAGESLAFEPVPLGGADLLLLQYTGGTTGLSKGAALSHRNLVANIAQFGAIVPAAREPGEEVVVTAIPMYHIFALTVNFLSYFAIGAQNWLVANPRDMDGFIDVLKAARPTVFVGVNTLYAGLAGHPRLTEVDWSRLKLSAGGGAAVIDVISSRWKAVTGNFIREGYGLSETSPVVSFNPQSIDTFTGTTGLPLPSTDVKLLDDQDREVAIGEAGEICVKGPQVMSGYWQKPEANAAAFTTDGYFRTGDVGVFDEAGFLRIVDRKKDMIIVSGFNVYPNEVEAVATAMPGVAECACIGVPDARTGEAVKLFVVLAQDAYASEEQLVAHCRASLAAYKVPKLIRFVDRLPKSTVGKILRRELSRTD is encoded by the coding sequence ATGACGAAGAGACACTGGACCGGGTCGTATGGCTCGATCCCCGCCGAGATCGATCCCGATCGCCATCCTTCCGTAAGCGCGCTGCTGGACGACGCGATGCACCGTTTCGCCGATCGTCCGGCGTTCCATTCGTACGGCCGCACGCTCACCTATGCCGACGTCGACCGCCTGTCGACGGCGCTGGCCGCTTATCTGCAGCAGGTCGTGGGCGTGCGCAAGGGCGATCGCGTGGCCGTGATGCTGCCCAACGTGCTCGCGTTTCCGGTCGCGTTCGTCGCGGTCGCGAAGATCGGCGCGATCCAGGTCAACGTGAACCCGCTCTACACGGCGCGCGAGCTCGAGCATCAGCTCAACGACGCAGGCGTCGAAGTCGCCTTGGTGTGCGGCGGGTCGATGGGCACGTTCGCCGAGGTGGTCGCCGGCACGCGCGTGCGTACCGTGCTGAGCGTCGGGCGCGGCGATCTCGGCGTCGTCGATGCGCCGGCCGGTGCATGCGACGCGCTGCCGCCCGGTTCGATCCCGCTCGCCGACGCCATCGCCGCCGGCGAATCGCTCGCGTTCGAGCCGGTGCCGCTCGGCGGCGCGGACCTGCTGCTGCTGCAGTACACGGGCGGCACGACCGGCCTGTCGAAGGGGGCCGCGTTGTCGCACCGCAACCTCGTCGCGAACATCGCGCAGTTCGGCGCGATCGTGCCGGCCGCGCGCGAGCCGGGCGAGGAGGTCGTCGTCACGGCGATCCCGATGTATCACATCTTCGCGCTGACGGTGAACTTCCTGTCCTACTTCGCGATCGGCGCGCAGAACTGGCTGGTCGCGAACCCGCGCGACATGGACGGCTTCATCGACGTGCTGAAGGCCGCGCGGCCGACGGTGTTCGTCGGCGTGAACACGCTGTATGCGGGGCTCGCCGGCCATCCGCGCCTGACGGAAGTCGACTGGTCGCGGCTGAAGCTGTCGGCCGGCGGCGGCGCGGCCGTGATCGACGTGATCTCGTCGCGCTGGAAGGCGGTGACGGGCAACTTCATCCGCGAGGGTTACGGGCTGTCGGAAACGTCGCCGGTCGTGTCGTTCAACCCGCAGTCGATCGACACGTTCACGGGCACCACGGGCCTGCCGCTGCCGTCGACCGACGTGAAGCTGCTCGACGACCAGGATCGCGAAGTCGCGATCGGCGAAGCCGGCGAAATCTGCGTGAAGGGGCCGCAGGTGATGAGCGGCTACTGGCAGAAACCGGAAGCGAATGCGGCCGCGTTCACGACCGACGGCTATTTCCGCACGGGTGACGTCGGCGTGTTCGACGAAGCCGGTTTCCTGCGGATCGTCGACCGCAAGAAGGACATGATCATCGTGTCGGGCTTCAACGTGTACCCGAACGAGGTGGAAGCCGTCGCGACCGCCATGCCGGGCGTTGCCGAATGCGCGTGCATCGGCGTGCCGGACGCGCGCACGGGCGAGGCCGTCAAGCTGTTCGTCGTGCTGGCGCAGGATGCGTACGCCTCGGAGGAACAACTCGTCGCGCATTGCCGCGCGAGCCTCGCGGCCTACAAGGTGCCGAAGCTGATCCGCTTCGTCGACCGCCTGCCGAAGTCGACCGTCGGCAAGATCCTGCGCCGGGAACTCAGCCGTACCGACTGA
- a CDS encoding AraC family transcriptional regulator, translated as MPRSVPLNPTTARAARLPDLEPAHALRQQRFTPAKLAVLLDVAAQAGIDPVAVLDGTGLTPAAVADPFTLTSPLQFLTAARNAIGRYDGSDLGVRVGHRLHVSSYGMYGYAMLCSESLAHAFESAVKYHRLANGMLAIRWVEQGDTASWLFPDRHEVALPDLDEPLYRFLIDMQFALHVTIIKDVMGAWCVPARAQFAQPQPAHAALLGNALECPIAFDQPHHVLSYPAAWLARAPQLANPITAAQVSSHCASLLDELRSQAGVTRRVYQELTRTPGQFPDIDAIAAILCITSRTLRRKLEAEGTSYSELLASVRKALAIDYLSTTTLSTEDIASTLGFSDAVGFRHAFKRWTGMTPSDVRRNKRGG; from the coding sequence ATGCCGCGCAGTGTGCCCTTGAACCCGACGACCGCCCGCGCAGCCCGCCTGCCGGACCTCGAGCCGGCCCACGCGTTGCGTCAGCAGCGCTTCACGCCGGCCAAGCTGGCCGTGCTGCTCGACGTGGCCGCACAAGCCGGCATCGACCCGGTCGCGGTGCTCGACGGTACCGGCCTCACGCCGGCCGCCGTCGCGGACCCGTTCACGCTCACGTCGCCGCTGCAGTTCCTCACGGCCGCGCGCAATGCCATCGGCCGCTACGACGGCTCCGATCTCGGCGTGCGCGTCGGCCACCGGCTGCACGTGTCGAGCTACGGGATGTACGGCTACGCGATGCTGTGCTCGGAATCGCTCGCGCACGCGTTCGAATCGGCCGTCAAATATCACCGGCTCGCGAACGGCATGCTCGCGATCCGCTGGGTCGAACAGGGCGATACCGCGTCGTGGCTGTTTCCCGACCGGCACGAAGTCGCGCTGCCCGATCTCGACGAGCCGCTGTACCGTTTCCTGATCGACATGCAGTTCGCGCTGCACGTGACGATCATCAAGGACGTGATGGGTGCGTGGTGCGTGCCGGCGCGCGCGCAGTTCGCACAGCCGCAGCCGGCGCACGCGGCGCTGCTGGGCAATGCGCTCGAATGCCCGATCGCGTTCGACCAGCCGCATCACGTGCTCAGCTATCCGGCCGCGTGGCTCGCGCGCGCGCCGCAGCTCGCGAATCCGATTACTGCCGCGCAGGTGTCGTCGCACTGCGCGAGCCTGCTCGACGAATTGCGCAGCCAGGCCGGCGTCACGCGGCGCGTGTACCAGGAACTCACCCGCACGCCGGGACAATTCCCCGATATCGATGCGATCGCGGCGATCCTCTGCATCACGTCGCGCACGCTGCGCCGCAAGCTCGAAGCCGAAGGCACCTCGTACAGCGAACTGCTGGCGAGCGTGCGCAAGGCGCTCGCGATCGACTATCTCAGCACGACCACGCTCAGCACCGAGGACATCGCATCGACGCTCGGCTTCAGCGATGCGGTGGGTTTCCGCCATGCGTTCAAGCGCTGGACCGGCATGACGCCGAGCGACGTGCGGCGCAACAAGCGCGGCGGCTGA